The window GTGGGTCTGATCTTCCATGAAGTTCCTGGCCAGGCCGAAATCGCCAATCTTAGGCCTGAACCTCTCATCCAACATCACATTGCTGGCCTTGATGTCCCTATGTATGATCCTGACCTCGGAGCCACTGTGGAGGTATGACAAACCCTCCGCCGCCCCGAGGACAATCTCCGACCGCCGCTCCCAATCCAACGCGTTCTTCTTGAAAGCATCTGCATCAACAAGCATGGAAGATCAGTCAAAATGAAAATCCACCATTTGAAGTATGACATTTTTTTTTCAGAATGCAGGAGTTGTTTTTATTTTCTTACCAAAAAGGTAGTGATCGAGGCTGGTGTTGCAGAGGTACTCGTAGACGAGGAGGCTCTCAGGGCCCTCGACGCTGCACCCGAGGAGCTTGACGAGGTTCTTGTGCTGCACCTGGCTGACGAGCTTCACCTCGTTGAAGAACTGGTCGGTCCACTGCCGCGTGTTGAGGTAGAGCCGCTTCACGGCGATCTCCCGGCCATCCGGAAGCACGCCCTGTGATATCCATCATATTATCGGGATGTCAAATTCAGATGAAGCAAGCATTTCAAGAAAGATGATCAATGAAATTCAGTGTTGCATTGTGCCAAATGTGTGGTGTTCCAAATGACACGGCAATGCACCTTGTAAACTGAACCGTAGCCGCCCTGGCCGAGCTTGTTGATCTGATTGAAGTCATCGGTCGCCTTGCGCAGCTCCTCGTACCGGAAGCCAAGCTGCGACGACATGATGGTGCGGATGATCTCGCCAGAGCCATCCATGTCTACAAAGTGTCAGAAACTCTCGTCAGATCATAGTGCAGCATCAGATATTCAGATGTAGTAAGTGGTTGCAATTTTACAGTTTTGCATACCGTCGTGGAGGTCGTCTCTCCTGGGCCTCATTCGTGTCCAGATAAATACTATGCCGATGACAGCCATGGCGGAGAGGACGGATGCGAAGACGATGATGATTATGTGCCGGGCTGCCATGGATAattcagaagaagaagaaagatgtCATATTCATGGCGTTTCATacggttttttttttttttgctgttTTCAGGCTCTGAAACCTGAAATATCGGTACGTGAATGCGCCGTTGCTGTCAGCAGAATTCAGACACGACACGGCACGACACTTGGACCAAGAACGGAATTACGACCGAGAATGTGTGTGCTGTACTCACTGGatgacccgccgccgccgccggctttCGCCGGCAGGTAGAAGGGCTGCGTGGAGTACCTGACGACACAGCCGGCGTTGAGCCCGTACCCCTCGGCGGCGCCGGGAAGGCACTGCCGCACCACCCGGTCCCGCGCGCTCTCCGTGCATGCCGTGCACGCCGTGGCGTTCAGCGACCTCCAGCACTGCGCCGCCGCGTACACTCGCGCGCCGGTCGGCATCGCGGACGCCGACGCCGACCCGGCGTAGTAGTACCCCCTCGCCCCTGGCGCGGTCGCCGTGACGTTGCGCACCAGCGCGGCGGCCGCGGCCGCGAACGCCGGGGTTGCCGGCGCGGTGTCG is drawn from Aegilops tauschii subsp. strangulata cultivar AL8/78 chromosome 1, Aet v6.0, whole genome shotgun sequence and contains these coding sequences:
- the LOC109765585 gene encoding cysteine-rich receptor-like protein kinase 2 is translated as MQRRPGRPRGRHSLLPAAAGVLRCIVLAGAVAVVAAGAHADAVAAPAILDTVCGSRQAADPESFDVSFVNTLELIYQNVTRSGFGAASSGSGNFSVFGLGQCLAYLSPTDCQLCYAQSRVKLPHCLPADGGRIYVDGCFLRYGAGNFTAAATDAGDTFLCSNDTAPATPAFAAAAAALVRNVTATAPGARGYYYAGSASASAMPTGARVYAAAQCWRSLNATACTACTESARDRVVRQCLPGAAEGYGLNAGCVVRYSTQPFYLPAKAGGGGGSSTRHIIIIVFASVLSAMAVIGIVFIWTRMRPRRDDLHDDMDGSGEIIRTIMSSQLGFRYEELRKATDDFNQINKLGQGGYGSVYKGVLPDGREIAVKRLYLNTRQWTDQFFNEVKLVSQVQHKNLVKLLGCSVEGPESLLVYEYLCNTSLDHYLFDAFKKNALDWERRSEIVLGAAEGLSYLHSGSEVRIIHRDIKASNVMLDERFRPKIGDFGLARNFMEDQTHLSTGLAGTFGYMAPEYIVHGQLTEKADIYSYGVLVLEIVTGRKNHNSVASSAEGLSLMSQLWKHYNAGTLMEILDPNLRDQCSEAEALKVFQVGLLCAQASPNLRPPMWKVVEMLGSGDRVLPKPTEPPFINVKGSNAKSESSGSSMSLMSNSDKSPFSTNQLSVSGVQAR